From the genome of Streptomyces sp. NBC_01116, one region includes:
- a CDS encoding alkyl/aryl-sulfatase, with the protein MPSTNELDYADRSDFDDADRGFLAALSPAVIRTEDGRVIWDGEAYAFLDEDCPPSAHPSLWRQSRLCAKQGLYEVTAGIYQVRNLDLSNMTLVEGDTGVIVIDPLISAETAAAALALYREHRGDRPVTGLIYTHSHGDHFGGSRGVLPHGHAPVPVIAPAGFLEHAVAENVYAGGAMTRRAVYMYGAELRKGPTGQIGAGLGMTTSTGTITLVPPTLDITRTGQEETVDGVRIVFQMTPDTEAPSEMNFFFPDRRALCMAENATHNMHNILTLRGAVVRDTRIWAHYLDEAIALFGEESEVAFASHHWPTWGRDRIVDHLAGQRDMWAYLHDQTLRMINQGLTGPEIAERIELPPAIANRWANRGYYGSVSHNAKAVYQRYMGWFDGNPAHLWEHPPVEQAKRFAADYGGVPALVAKGEGYAASGDLRFAATLLGHAVFAAPGDSLAKQALASVYEKLGFGAENATWRNFYLMGAQELRGSIAHTSLETTNPEMAMALTVDMLIDSLAVRLDGPRAWDEKLTMTWNVTDEGRAWHLLLSNGALTHRSTDAEPGADGPVPAADLTLTLTKPQLLGVLAGNGLDGVGVQGDPRVFATLTGLLDTPDPDFPIVTP; encoded by the coding sequence ATGCCCTCCACGAACGAGCTCGACTACGCGGACAGGTCCGACTTCGACGACGCCGACCGGGGCTTCCTCGCCGCCCTCTCCCCGGCGGTGATCCGGACGGAGGACGGCCGGGTGATCTGGGACGGGGAGGCCTACGCCTTCCTGGACGAGGACTGCCCGCCCAGCGCGCACCCGAGCCTGTGGCGGCAGAGCCGGCTGTGCGCCAAGCAGGGCCTGTACGAGGTGACGGCGGGCATCTACCAGGTCCGCAACCTCGACCTTTCGAACATGACGCTGGTCGAGGGCGACACCGGTGTCATCGTCATCGACCCGCTGATCTCCGCGGAGACCGCGGCCGCCGCCCTCGCGCTCTACCGCGAGCACCGCGGCGACCGCCCGGTCACGGGACTGATCTACACCCACTCCCACGGCGACCACTTCGGCGGCTCCCGCGGGGTGCTGCCGCACGGCCACGCCCCCGTACCGGTGATCGCCCCCGCCGGGTTCCTGGAACACGCCGTGGCGGAGAACGTGTACGCGGGCGGCGCGATGACCCGCCGCGCGGTCTACATGTACGGCGCCGAGCTGAGGAAGGGCCCCACCGGGCAGATCGGCGCCGGGCTCGGCATGACGACGTCCACGGGCACGATCACCCTCGTCCCGCCGACGCTGGACATCACCCGCACCGGCCAGGAGGAGACCGTCGACGGGGTGCGGATCGTCTTCCAGATGACGCCGGACACCGAGGCGCCCTCGGAGATGAACTTCTTCTTCCCCGACCGGCGCGCCCTGTGCATGGCGGAGAACGCGACGCACAACATGCACAACATCCTGACCCTGCGCGGGGCCGTGGTCCGCGACACCCGCATCTGGGCGCACTACCTGGACGAGGCGATCGCCCTGTTCGGCGAAGAGTCCGAGGTCGCGTTCGCCTCGCACCACTGGCCCACCTGGGGCCGGGACCGCATCGTCGACCACCTGGCGGGCCAGCGCGACATGTGGGCGTACCTCCATGACCAGACCCTGCGCATGATCAACCAGGGGCTGACCGGACCGGAGATCGCCGAGCGGATCGAGCTTCCGCCGGCGATCGCGAACCGGTGGGCGAACCGCGGCTACTACGGGTCCGTCAGCCACAACGCCAAGGCCGTCTACCAGCGCTACATGGGCTGGTTCGACGGCAACCCGGCCCACCTGTGGGAGCACCCGCCGGTCGAGCAGGCCAAGCGGTTCGCCGCCGACTACGGCGGTGTCCCGGCGCTGGTCGCCAAGGGCGAGGGGTACGCGGCCTCGGGGGATCTGCGGTTCGCCGCGACGCTGCTGGGACACGCGGTCTTCGCGGCGCCCGGCGACTCGCTCGCCAAGCAGGCGCTGGCGTCGGTGTACGAGAAACTGGGCTTCGGCGCGGAGAACGCCACCTGGCGCAACTTCTACCTGATGGGCGCCCAGGAACTGCGCGGCAGCATCGCGCACACCTCGCTGGAGACGACCAACCCCGAGATGGCGATGGCCCTGACCGTCGACATGCTCATCGACTCGCTCGCCGTCCGCCTCGACGGCCCCCGGGCGTGGGACGAGAAGCTCACCATGACCTGGAACGTCACCGACGAGGGCCGCGCCTGGCACCTCCTGCTGTCCAACGGGGCCCTCACCCACCGCAGCACCGACGCCGAGCCCGGGGCGGACGGGCCCGTACCGGCCGCCGACCTCACCTTGACCCTGACCAAACCGCAACTGCTCGGGGTCCTCGCGGGCAACGGACTCGACGGCGTGGGCGTCCAGGGCGACCCGCGGGTCTTCGCGACGCTGACGGGCCTGCTCGACACCCCCGACCCCGACTTCCCCATCGTCACGCCCTGA
- a CDS encoding TetR/AcrR family transcriptional regulator: MARPRTFDESAVLDAAAREFRVHGFAETSTEQLCEAAGVRRSSLYNAFTSKDELFVRALQRYVATTGARQSMILADEELTGAERLRTLVDVVVDEELQAANRGHAAGCMVVQSLMNPDLRERDERVARILDRDLRARLSLLSGAIRAGQADGSIAGGVNPDDGAVLTSTVISGLRVTAQTGVDVGTLRRIALAGLSSLLR, translated from the coding sequence ATGGCCAGGCCACGCACGTTCGACGAGAGCGCAGTGCTTGACGCCGCGGCGCGTGAGTTCCGCGTGCACGGCTTCGCCGAGACCTCGACCGAGCAGCTCTGCGAGGCGGCGGGCGTGCGCCGCAGCAGTCTGTACAACGCGTTCACCTCCAAGGACGAGTTGTTTGTGCGGGCTCTGCAGCGCTACGTCGCGACGACCGGAGCGCGCCAATCGATGATCCTCGCCGACGAGGAACTGACGGGCGCGGAGAGGTTGCGCACCCTCGTCGACGTCGTAGTGGACGAGGAGCTGCAGGCGGCGAACCGCGGCCACGCGGCCGGCTGCATGGTCGTACAGAGCCTCATGAACCCCGACCTGCGCGAGCGGGACGAGCGCGTGGCCCGGATCCTCGACCGCGACCTACGCGCGAGGCTCTCCCTTCTGTCCGGAGCGATCCGGGCCGGCCAGGCCGACGGGTCGATTGCCGGGGGCGTAAATCCCGATGACGGGGCGGTGCTCACCAGTACCGTCATCTCGGGCCTGCGCGTGACCGCACAGACCGGCGTCGACGTCGGTACGCTCCGCCGGATCGCCCTGGCTGGATTGAGCTCCCTTCTGCGCTGA
- a CDS encoding MFS transporter: MKKAVPPAVYVLAAGVFAMVTSEFTVAGLMPQLAEGLGTGIPQIGYLVTIFAVAMAVGGPLLTYALLKVPPKSALMAIFAVFLVGNVIAALATGYPMMVLARIISGAAAQAFFGIAVSMGVQLVDERVRGRAVAVVMNGLMLGTLLGLPLAIFVGGRFGWQTAFWTISAITLVAAILTLAFVSNPAAPAGGGVEPAASTRSDVAVLRKPQFLLALASSTLIIGATFSVFSFLTPILTEVTGFSDSLVPVLVLVYGAATLVGNLVVGRLADKHTISTLLFGTALNALFLTGFALFTDIPSLALVFMLGIGLVGVTMNPAMAVRIQRAGSTAPLVNTIHGSFITLGVIIGSAVGSALIPLHGLRAPVVLGVGLAVLAIAAILPALASPYLRRGAPDDASEAESDRSVLSALTSDI; the protein is encoded by the coding sequence GTGAAGAAGGCCGTCCCGCCCGCGGTGTACGTCCTCGCCGCCGGGGTGTTCGCGATGGTGACCAGCGAGTTCACCGTCGCAGGCCTCATGCCCCAGCTCGCGGAAGGCCTCGGTACCGGGATCCCGCAGATCGGCTACCTCGTGACGATCTTCGCCGTCGCAATGGCCGTCGGAGGCCCACTGCTCACCTATGCCCTGCTCAAGGTTCCGCCGAAGAGCGCGCTCATGGCCATCTTCGCGGTCTTCCTCGTCGGCAACGTCATCGCAGCGCTCGCGACCGGGTATCCGATGATGGTCCTCGCCCGGATCATCAGCGGGGCCGCCGCGCAGGCGTTCTTCGGTATCGCGGTCTCGATGGGCGTCCAATTGGTCGACGAGCGGGTGCGTGGACGCGCGGTCGCTGTCGTCATGAACGGGCTGATGCTCGGGACTCTGCTCGGCCTGCCGCTCGCGATCTTCGTCGGTGGCCGGTTCGGCTGGCAGACCGCGTTCTGGACGATCTCAGCGATCACCCTGGTCGCCGCCATCCTGACGCTGGCCTTCGTGTCGAACCCCGCCGCACCGGCCGGCGGCGGTGTTGAGCCTGCCGCATCGACCCGTTCGGATGTGGCTGTGCTGCGAAAGCCCCAGTTCTTGCTCGCCCTCGCCTCCAGCACGCTCATCATCGGAGCGACGTTCTCGGTATTCAGCTTCCTCACCCCGATCCTCACCGAAGTCACCGGCTTCTCGGACAGCCTCGTGCCCGTTCTCGTGCTCGTCTACGGAGCGGCGACCCTGGTGGGGAATCTCGTCGTCGGCCGCCTGGCCGACAAGCACACGATCTCCACGCTCCTGTTCGGCACCGCGCTGAACGCCCTCTTCCTCACCGGCTTCGCGCTCTTCACCGACATTCCGTCACTGGCGCTGGTGTTCATGCTCGGCATCGGCCTGGTCGGCGTCACCATGAACCCCGCCATGGCTGTCCGCATCCAGCGTGCAGGAAGCACCGCACCACTGGTGAACACGATCCACGGCTCGTTCATCACCCTCGGCGTCATCATCGGGTCGGCCGTCGGCTCCGCGCTCATTCCGCTGCACGGCTTGCGAGCACCGGTCGTCCTCGGGGTCGGCCTGGCAGTCCTGGCAATCGCCGCCATCCTGCCCGCCCTGGCCAGCCCGTACTTGCGACGCGGTGCACCCGATGACGCGTCAGAAGCGGAATCGGACCGGTCCGTCCTGTCTGCCTTGACCTCAGACATCTGA
- a CDS encoding polysaccharide deacetylase family protein has protein sequence MALTFDDGPTDRTTAYLKALRDAGRVRATFFVTGTLADGQRAGTRRIVAEGHQVGNHSYTHPDLVQLDAATAFAELRDTSRVVRTQTGRAPTLFRPPFGSTDARTRRDAARLGMTEVIWTADTVDWSGIPTETIVANALTVKPGGIILMHDGLPTTLAAIPKIVQGLAERGLCPGRIVYSPTPVEAWPGLTFHAKAAPWR, from the coding sequence GTGGCCCTGACCTTCGACGACGGCCCGACGGACCGCACGACCGCGTACCTGAAGGCGCTGCGGGACGCCGGACGGGTCAGGGCGACGTTCTTCGTGACCGGCACACTGGCCGACGGGCAGCGGGCCGGGACGCGGCGGATCGTCGCCGAGGGCCATCAGGTCGGGAACCACTCCTACACCCACCCCGATCTCGTACAGCTCGACGCGGCCACCGCGTTCGCCGAACTCCGCGACACCAGCCGTGTCGTCCGGACCCAGACGGGCCGTGCGCCCACGCTGTTCCGGCCGCCCTTCGGGAGCACCGACGCACGGACCCGGCGGGACGCGGCCCGCCTGGGGATGACGGAGGTGATCTGGACGGCCGACACCGTCGACTGGAGCGGTATCCCCACCGAGACGATCGTGGCGAACGCGCTCACCGTGAAGCCGGGCGGCATCATCCTGATGCACGACGGTCTGCCGACGACCCTCGCCGCCATCCCGAAGATCGTCCAGGGGCTCGCCGAGCGGGGCTTGTGCCCGGGGCGGATCGTGTACTCACCCACACCGGTCGAGGCGTGGCCGGGCCTGACCTTCCACGCCAAGGCAGCGCCCTGGCGCTGA
- a CDS encoding DUF397 domain-containing protein — protein sequence MSTTPLAWFKSSYSSGSGDECVEVALEWHKSSYSSGSSGDCVEVATCPSTVHVRDSKLDASPQLALTPTTWSHFLAYAARG from the coding sequence ATGAGCACCACACCCCTGGCCTGGTTCAAAAGCAGCTACAGCAGCGGATCCGGTGACGAATGCGTCGAGGTCGCCCTGGAGTGGCACAAGTCGAGCTACAGCAGCGGATCCTCGGGCGACTGCGTCGAGGTCGCTACCTGCCCCTCCACCGTCCACGTCCGCGACTCCAAGCTCGACGCGAGCCCGCAGCTCGCCCTGACACCGACCACCTGGAGCCACTTCCTCGCCTACGCCGCCCGGGGCTGA
- a CDS encoding ATP-binding protein: MEAPTTTQPPVTVRVFKRQFDADPRGARLARRVGLHKLHTWGIPYLSDASESAALIIGELTANAATHGRVPGRDFELRLSYLPGDPQVPGLLRIEVSDTRGECRPPGPGEVAAPEDGSDIGRGLLIVDALADRWAVLDRNPGKTVRVELDLLY, translated from the coding sequence ATGGAAGCGCCTACGACGACCCAACCTCCCGTAACCGTACGTGTGTTCAAGCGTCAATTCGACGCGGATCCACGCGGTGCCCGGCTCGCCCGCCGCGTCGGGCTCCACAAGCTGCACACCTGGGGCATCCCCTACCTGAGTGACGCCTCGGAGTCGGCGGCCCTGATCATCGGTGAGCTGACGGCCAACGCGGCGACCCACGGCCGCGTCCCCGGCCGCGACTTCGAACTGCGCCTGTCCTATCTCCCCGGGGACCCGCAGGTGCCCGGCCTGCTGCGGATCGAGGTGTCCGACACCCGGGGCGAGTGCCGGCCCCCGGGCCCCGGCGAGGTCGCCGCGCCGGAGGACGGCTCCGACATCGGGCGCGGGCTGCTGATCGTGGACGCCCTGGCCGACCGCTGGGCCGTTCTCGACCGCAACCCGGGCAAGACGGTCCGGGTGGAGCTGGACCTGCTGTACTGA
- a CDS encoding DUF397 domain-containing protein, with protein MSTTPLAWFKSSYSGGDGDSCVEVGLEWHKSSYSSAEGDSCVEVATCPSTVHVRDSKLDESPQLALTPTTWSHFLAYASQD; from the coding sequence ATGAGCACCACACCCCTGGCCTGGTTCAAGAGCAGCTACAGCGGCGGCGACGGCGACTCCTGCGTCGAGGTCGGCCTGGAGTGGCACAAGTCGAGCTACAGCAGCGCCGAAGGCGACTCCTGCGTCGAGGTCGCCACCTGCCCCTCCACCGTCCACGTCCGAGACTCCAAGCTCGATGAGAGCCCACAGCTCGCCCTGACACCGACCACCTGGAGCCACTTCCTCGCGTACGCCTCCCAGGACTGA
- a CDS encoding Scr1 family TA system antitoxin-like transcriptional regulator has translation MTDGTDSIDSPTYGTFGNGGGGRSGGEPEPQYILRMFGEVVKTFRRRARLTQEQFAPFVGYSPETVASIEQGRWLPPPDVAERADSLLDAFGVILAAAKHLTRRKGLASWFRQWAELELSALSLYTYECRLIPGLLQTATYARTLFTDQLPPLADEQVEAQLAARLDRQQLLRERPNTAFSFILEEHLLLRDLGGEEVTRELLDHILDLSELRNVDVQIMPLVRHHHAGLHGPMRLLETPDHQWYGYQEGQEHGQFVSAPKVISALQMRCASMRSQALSLDDSQSLMRRMRGAR, from the coding sequence ATGACGGACGGCACGGACAGCATCGACAGCCCGACGTACGGGACGTTCGGCAACGGAGGCGGTGGCCGCAGCGGCGGGGAACCCGAGCCGCAGTACATCCTCAGGATGTTCGGAGAGGTGGTCAAGACCTTCCGCAGGCGGGCACGGCTGACACAGGAACAGTTCGCGCCATTCGTCGGGTACTCCCCCGAGACCGTCGCCTCCATCGAGCAGGGCCGCTGGCTCCCGCCTCCGGACGTCGCGGAGCGCGCGGACAGTCTGCTCGACGCGTTCGGCGTGATTCTGGCCGCGGCAAAGCATCTGACGCGGCGGAAGGGGCTGGCGAGCTGGTTCCGGCAGTGGGCGGAGTTGGAGCTGTCGGCGCTGAGTCTGTACACGTACGAGTGCCGGTTGATTCCGGGGCTGTTGCAGACGGCCACGTACGCGCGGACCTTGTTCACCGACCAGTTGCCGCCGCTCGCCGACGAGCAGGTCGAGGCCCAGCTCGCGGCTCGGCTGGATCGTCAGCAACTGCTGCGCGAGCGACCGAACACCGCGTTCAGCTTCATCCTCGAAGAGCATCTACTCCTCCGGGACTTGGGCGGCGAGGAAGTCACCAGGGAACTGCTCGACCACATCCTCGACCTGTCCGAGCTACGCAATGTGGATGTCCAGATCATGCCGCTCGTACGCCATCACCATGCGGGGCTGCATGGGCCGATGCGACTGCTGGAGACCCCTGATCACCAGTGGTACGGCTATCAGGAAGGGCAGGAACACGGGCAGTTCGTCTCCGCCCCCAAAGTGATCAGCGCGCTCCAGATGCGGTGTGCCAGTATGCGTTCACAGGCTCTCTCGTTGGACGACTCCCAGAGCCTGATGCGGCGGATGCGAGGAGCGAGATGA